GGATGAAGCCACGTGGCCACAGAGCCTTTCAAGGACCCCCCGAATCTGAGGATGAAGCCCAGCCTTCCCCACAAGCTGTGAGGGTCCTGGCCACCCCGCCTGCCATGTCCCAGGCTTGCCGGCTCTGTCTGACCCAGACACCaccctctttctccctctgggGTCCCTCAGCCTAGAAGGCACCCAGCCCCTGCAACCCCGGCACGGATTCCCGAGTCAGGGTGAGCCCCAGCCTGGTGGGGGACCACGGAGCCCGGCTGCCACTCCTAGCTGCCCCCTGTCCACCCTGGCCCCTTCTCTCCCGCTTGGTCTCACCTCCAGGTCTCTGCTTGCAGTCCCACCCCCTCGCCCTCACAGGGAGGACCCCCACCCCTCACTTAGGTGTCAGGCCCCACGGCTACTTCCTCCCAGGCGCCCTCCTGACACGCACTGCCACCAACACACAATTACCTGGTCAGTCTGTCTCCGGCCGTGAGAGCACGCTGGGGGTTTTGTGTTCCCCTGAGCGGCTAGTGCAACGCCCAGCCCATAGTGAGCGCTCAGCCCAGGCGGGCGCACTGCCACGCGTCACAGCCCAGCATGCACACCCCTGTACACACCCCATGTCCCTGCCGCACACGGCTCTCCGAGCACGTCCACACAGACATGCTGGCCTCCAGGcatacacacgcatgcacatgcaTGCTTGCACTCACTCCCAGCGTGCCGCACACACGCCCCTCCACACACAGGGCGCTCAGGCTGTgcacacacgggcacacacacaGCCGAGCTTGCTTGCTCACGCCGTCCCCGCCACCCTCACTCCGACAGGCGCCTGAGCTGCTGTTTGCCGCCTCTGCCTGCTGGCGTGTTTGCCAAGCAGTTTCCATGGCGACACATCTCAGCTCGGCCGGGAGCAGGGAAGACGGCCTCAATGGAGGGGACAGGCCTCGAGGTCTCTGCATCCACCAGCTCCACCGGCAGGCAAGGGCGCGTGCTCCCCGAAGTGGAGATAccgcccctgccccagcctggaTGAGGCTGGCACCTGAGGAGGCGGCTCTGGAACTTCTGGGCTACATGCTCCAGGgcgaaggtcactcagtcattcaacaaacccTATATGCCGGCTGCACAGTCACCTGAGGCACAGGCCTGGCTCACCGAAGCTTGCAGTGAGGCCAGACCGTCGTCCCGGCATCTGGCTGAAGGCCCATCCCACAGGTCAGTGGTCCCTGAGCACCGAGGCCTGGCCACCCACCCTCCACTTACATGGGGCAAGGAAGCCGTGCTCCCCACCCGCCCACCCACTGGAAGACCAAACGCAAAAGCGACCGATTTTGCACCCCCGCCTGAACCTCCATCCTCTGTGCCACAATGCCTGTGAAGGAGGGAACCCGCCCCGTAACTGGCCTTGGCCACCGGAGGCGACAGCGACACCATGTGGGGCTCAGCCACAGGGCGGTGTGCTCCTGCCTGCTCTCCCGTGGGCTCTGCGGTAGCACGAGAACAAGCCTGGGCTGGTCTGCAGCAAGGGGAGGAGACACAGGGGCTCCTGGCTGAGCCTACCACCCCCCAACCCGCCACAGAACGAGCCCAGAGCAGCAGTCCTGCCAGGTTGGCCTCAAGACCCTTCAGATACAAGAAAGCGTGGTTTTCAGTTGCTGGCCTGAGATTGCTTGTTACGCAGCAGTAGCTGACAGacacaccctcttccaagggCCTCATGCAATCAGCACAGGCCAGAGCGCGTGGCTGTCCACAGACCCACCCTGTGCCCGAGCCTGGCGGTGGAGAGGACCACCGCTGCCTCCTGGGAGCCCACAGCACTTCAGAGAGGCGGGGTGAGCCGCCCAGGTGCTGCGATGTGTGGGAGCAGGTGGGCATGGCCACAGAGCCTGGCTGGAGCAGAGCTCCCTGTTTCCCTCCCCTTGGACACCTGTTTGCAAACATTACTTCCTGGGTAActatgcctcagttcagttcagttcagttcagttcactcagtcgtgtccgactctttgtgaccccatggaccgcagcacaccaggcctccctgtccatcaccaactcccggagcttactcaaactcatgtccattgagttggtgatgccatccagccatctcatcctctgttgtccccttctcctcctgccttcaatctttcccagcatccgggtcttttccagtgagtcaattcttcccatcaggtagccgaaggattggagtttcagcttcagcatcggtccttccaatgaatattcaggactgatttcctttaggatggactggctggatctccttgcagtccaagggactctcaagagtcttcttcaacactacatttcaaaagcatcaattcttcggcgctcagctttcattatagtccaactctcacatccatacatgactactggaaaaaccatagctttaactagatggacctttgtcggcaaagtgatatctctgctttttaatatgttgtctaggttggttatagcttttcttccaaggagcaagagtcttttagtttcatggctgcagtcactatctgcagtgattttggagccctaaaaaataaagtctctcactgtttccattgcttcctcgCCTACTGGGTTGTCACTGCGGTGACCTTTCAGTCCCTGTTGCGGTCTGCGGGCttgtcttgttgtggagcaggggctccagGGCGCACAGGCTCTATGGTttgggtgcacaggcttagccgccccatggcatgcaggatctttcacaACCAGGGATTGGAACCATTGTCCTTTGCAtggcaaggtagattcttaaccactgggccaccagggaagcccacgcttTTACTTCTAACACgagtaatttgtgtctttttttttttcttagcctaGCTACAggcctttgttgtttagtcgccaagtcctgtctgactcttttgggacaccatagactgcagcccgccaggctcctctgtccatgggatttcctaggcaagaattctggggtgggttgcacttccttcaccaggggaccttcccgacccagggatcaaaccctgacctcctgcattggcaggcggttctttaccaatgagccaccagggaggactGGCTCAAGGCCTACTgactttcttgatttcttctaagAACCAATTGTCGGTTTCATGATTTCCTCTATCAATTTCCTGTTTTCACTGATTTCTGctcctttattatttcttttcctggcCTTACTTTGGGTTGAATTTGTTCTCTTCCTGGTTTCCTAAGGTAGAAGCTTAGTTCTTTGATcttagatctttcttcttttctcatacGTGTATTCAATGCTATAAATACCCCCTGAGCACTGCTTCGCTGCAGTCCATAAATTTTGATAAGCTATAATTTCATTctcattcagttaaaaaatatttttaagtttctcttgagatttcttgACTGTGCAGTGTGCTTTAGAACACTGAGGCTCACCTCCGGGAGGCAGACAGTaaaatccccatttcacagatgaggaagcaggtTCACCCAGGCCCACACGGCCGAGAGGTGGCAGAGCTGGACTGGAGTACCTTCTGCCCAGTCCCGAGGACCAGCCTGGAGCTAGACTCGGCTGATGTCACAAGCAACTCCGTCGCCTGTGAGTGCTGAACTGCTACAAGGTTGGGGGGTTTGGAGACTGAAAATCTGGCTTGGTTGGGCCTGGGGTCACTTAGCCTCAGGGCCCAGAGGCCAAGGCCACACTCTCCAGCCTGAGCTGTTGGCTCTCTGACCCTGGGTGTCCCTGGGGCATGGCGGGATCTAAGCAGAGGAACCCCCACCCTAGGCCAAGGAAGCACGTGCCCCCGTGCAGAGGGCCCTCCCCAGCTGTGTCTCTGAGCCCCAGGGGCCTGGACTACCCCTGGGCCGGCTCAGAGTCGTGTGACCCACCGGCACGGTCACAAGACATTTATTTTGAGTAGAAAATGAGCCATTTCTTCAACAATACATCAAAATGGGGACTCCTTGACCTTGCTGGGCTCGCCTGGTCCTGGATCCCCTGGAGGGTCCCCTGGGCACCCATCCAGACCAGAGCCGCTGGGAGGGTAGAGCCCAAGGAAGGGCCGTGGGGCCGCAGCAAGGTCCCGGGGTGGGCAGGGCCCGAGGGAGGGCCGTGGGGCCACAGCAGGGtcctggggagggcagggcccgAGGGAGGGCCGTGGGGCCGCAGTAGGGTCCCGGGGAGGGCCGTGGGGCCGCAGCAAGGTCCCAGGGCGGGCAGGGCCCGAGGGAGGGCCGTGGGGCCACAGTAGGGTCCCGGGGAGGGCCGTGGGGCCGCAGCAGGGTTCCGGGGCGGGCAGGGCCCGAGGGAGGGCCGTGGGGCCGCAGTAGGGTCCCGGGGAGGGCCGTGGGGCCGCAGCAAGGTCCCAGGGCGGGCAGGGCCCGAGGGAGGGCCGTGGGGCCACAGTAGGGTCCCGGGGAGGGCCGTGGGGCCGCAGCAGGGTTCCGGGGCGGGCAGGGCCTAAGGGAGGGCCGTGGGGCCACAGCAGGGGCCCGGGGAGGGCAGGGCCCGAGGGAGGGCCGTGGGGAGGGTCCTGGGGAGGCGCTGCTCGGCTGGTCAGTAGCAGTCGGCCTCGTTATCTCCCAGGACGCCCACAGTGGCCAGCATGTCCTGCAGGAGGGACTGGGGGCTCCTCTCCACGTGGTCACTGCTCTCAGCCAGGGTGTCCTGTAGGGCCTCCAGGTCCATGGACCTCAGTACGGCCAGGACGGCCTCGGGCGCCAGCTCCCCCAGGGGCTGACCCTGTTCACCGGCCTGCCACCTCCGTAGGGCGGCCTCCACGGACGTCACGTCGGGACCATCCCCCACCTCCTGCGAGTTGCTGGGGGGAGTGGCCTTGGCCctcaggaagaggaggaggtcaCAGGACTTCTGGGCCACGGGGCGGTCACAGTCAAACAAGGACCGGAAGGCGAACTCGAAGAGCTGGACCCGGCAGAGCGCCTGCAGGGCCTGGGCCAGTGCGCCGGGTGGGGCTGCCGCGGAGGGGCCGCAGGGGCCCAGCAGCTGCTCCAGGAACGCCAGTGCCAGCTCCAGGCCCTGGACGCGCACCTCCCAGTCCAGGTCCCCGCTCGCCGCCTGCAGCACTCGGGCCACAAACCGCTCCGGGTCCTCGGCCACGTCTGCGTAGCCGTCCCGCAGCCACTCTGTGAAGACCCGCATGACGGCCCGCCGGGGGAACCCCTCCGAGTCCGTGGTCAGGACAAGCAGAAGCTCCTCGAGTGGGGTCTTCTGGAAGACAGAGTGCGAGGAGGGTGGGGGGGCCGGGCACGGGGGCGGCAAGGCGGACCCCCGAGGGACCCCGGGTGAGCGATGCGGCTCGGCCTGCTCTGCCTCCTTCAGGCCACGTGCCCCTGGGCCCCCCACTtgctcatctgtcaaatgggggtGACCATGTCCAAGTGACAGGGGTGTAGGAGGCCGAGCGGGAGACTCGCAGGCCCTACCCACACCCGTGGCAGACCCGCTTCACCCTGGCTATCAGGATGCTGGCCAGGGTGGGGCCATGGGGCCGCGGGGCCCACCGTGTCCTACCTGCGGGGTGGCTGCGTGCTCAGGGCTGGAGGGGGCGGCGAGCAGCCCCCAGCTGGACAGCTGCCCCACGGCGGCCACTGCGCTTGCACGGACGTAACTCTCGGGGTCTTGCAGGAGCTGCCTGGTGAGCTCGGGCACCTCCGAGGCCAGCAGCGCCTGTCTGAAGCCGGCCTGCCCTGAGGGTCCAAGAGCCACAAGCAGTGGTGACCAAGCGCTGAGTCCACGGCCCCGCCTCACTCCCCCAAAGGCAGCCAAGGGGGCCCCAAGTTCCCACGACCGGGGGGCAGTGCCAAGGCCAGGCCAGCCCCTGAAGCCTGTGCTCACCTCCCCGGTGTCTGGTCATCTGGGTCAGGAACTCGAGGCCCGAGTCCCTCACCTCCCAGCAGGGGCTGCACAGGCGCTTCCGCAGCACGGAGAGCAGCTCTAGGATGGAGGGACGGCTCGGGGGGCGCCGACGGGCCCTGCCCGCAGCCTCCCCCACCCGCCCCGGCCCACCACCCCGCCCTGCACATCCCTCGGCTCCCCGGGGCGGCGAGGGTCACCTCCGAGGACCAGCTGGGCGTAGGGCTCCAGGTCACAGCAGCCGGGAGGTGCGGCTGAGCTCAGGAGCCAGCGGAGTGTGGCCTGGAAGGCCTTCTTCAGAACCTGGTGCAGCAGGGCAGGCAGGGGTGAgccggcccccgccccacccagcgCCCTCCGCGCCCGCCCGGCCCTGGGCTGTGCGATGGGGATGGCGTGCAGGGTGAGAGGGGACCTGGGCCCAGCTTCTGTGAGGCAGGAGCCTCTGAAGGAGGCAGACGGGCATCAACATGAGATGGAGAAGAGGAGGGCGGCTCTCCTCGGGACCCCTGGTTCCGGGGTCAGGCGGGCCCACCAGGGCCTTTTCCTGAAGGCCTGCCATCTAACCACCCCCACGTCGCCGCCTGCTCAGCGCATGAACCTCTGACCCTCCACCTCACAGCATAACAGCTCTGGGGCTGTGGGAACAGGGAGGCTCGCAGGGAACCTCAGGGAGCTTGGTCCCCGCGCGTTAGGCCCACCTGTCTCTCAAAGAGAACTCCTGGGAAGACTGGGCCCTCTCCCTGCTTCCCGTGGCCCCTCCCTCAATCTCCACCAGCCCCAGGCCCGGCCGAGCCCCAAGCAGCTGCCTGCCCACCCACGCCCGCCCCGCCCGTACCGTGGGGCTGGAGTCGGGGCTCACGAGGTACTCCAGCAGGATGGCAAACACCtgtgtcaccaactcctgggggcCTGAGACGAACGTGGATGGATGAAGTGCCCAGCCTGCCGCCCTGGGGCCTCCCCCGCCCAGAGGTGTCAGCCCAAGGAGAACAGGGGCACAGACCCCCTCAGGCAGCTGAATCCCGGCCCCTCCtgggaggagacaggagaggacAGCGGTCCCGGGACGCCACTGAGCAATGCCTGAGCTGTGCAAGAGAACGCATTCTCACTTACCCAATCCCTGAGACAGGACCCCCAGGAAATCCAGGGCAGCTCGCTGGACGCGGACGCAGCCCCCCAGCATCGCGCACAGGCGGCCACCCGCCTCGGAGCTGGGGGCTGCTGAGCCATTGCAGAGTCGGAGTATCGCCACCACAGCTGCAAGCAGGGGCGCCTGGGGCCAGGGCGAGGGgcgctggggctggggtggggcgggagcGTCAGTGCCAGCCACAAGTCCCGCTGCCAGGGCAGACGCGGGCCGGGCCACACCTACCAGGGGCTGCAGCAGCTCCAGGTGGGCCAGGGCGCTGCACAGGAGACCCACGCACGCCGACTTGGAGGGCGGGAGCGTGTCCATGGCCATCAGGTCGCCTGCGGCCCCCTCCAGCAAGCCTGGGGACAACCGGACATGGCTCCCAATGAGTGGGCGCCTCCCGTGAGGCTGCCGGTCACTGAGTCCCACCACAGACTGGGCGGGCGGCTCCGAGCAGTGGCCATGCCGGGTGACATGTGGTCTGAACCTGTCTGCAGGGCTCTAGAGTGGAGTCCCACTCTCCCGGCAGCCTGTGCAGGGGCTGGCTTCTGCTGGTCAGAAGGCCCCTCTCTCCCTCGACGTGGGGCTACTGGGCACAGTGGGCTCCCTGTGTCTAACCCCCAAACCACCATGCAACTGAAGCAAGACAAGCTGCGGCAGAGGAGACCCACTTTCCCATCACAGAACAGACAGTCTGGGAGGACGAGTGCCAGGCCCAGGCACCCGATGTGGGTCAGGAACGCTCCACGCGGCCAAGGCCCCAGGAACCACCACCGACTGCAGGGTTGGCGGCTCCGGGGCCACCCTCGATGGTGccacagggtggggagggggacgcTGCCCTACCAACTCCTAATGACACACAAGCCAGGCACCGCCGAAACGGCAGCCCACAGCCCTGCCAGCTTCACTCCTGGGTGGGGAGGCACTGCCGAAATGGCAGCCCACAGCCCTGCCAGCTTCACTCCTGGGTGGGGAGGCAAGCCAGGTACCTGATGCCCACCggcctgccccagccccaagGACACGCTCAGGACCCCAGGGTTCTGCCTTCCTGCACCCGCCCACCCTTCCCCGACAGCCTACCTGGCATTCCGGGGGCCTGAGCAGTGGCTTCCAGGACAAAGGCCAAGGGCTGGAGGAGGACGCCGAAGGCCTGGATCCTCAGCGCCTGGGGACTGAAGACAGGACAGGGTGAGGCCGTCTGACCCGGGCACCCTGGCTGCCCCTCTAACACCCCCAGTGAGTCTGGGGCAAGGGGTCAGAGCCGGGGACCGGGAGACAGCGACCCCGTAGCCTCCTGACTGCACTCAACCAGGGGCAGGGGTCCTGGGAGGTCCCTGACCTCACTGCCTGCCCCGCAAAACGTGAACCCTGGCCCTTACCAGTCCTGCAGTTTCAGGATCCCCGCAGCCAGAGGCCCCGCCTGCGTGGGGCTCAGGTGGCTTAGGGTCTGTGCTGCCGTCTCCCACAGGCCAGGGTCAGAGCTCAGCATGGAAGAGCTGCAGGGGAGGCCCCAGAAGCCAGCGTCACTCCTCTGTCCAGCCCACACCACGCCCAGTGGGCAGCTGTGCCCCGTGGTGCTGGGCGTGCCCGGCCCAAGACCGGAAGTCGTTCCCAGTGTGCGGGCTTTCAGACCCCCTGAGGGGTTCCCCTGACTCGGGGCAGCCTTCTTGAGGAGCCAATGAGCTGCGGCCCTGGGTGTGATGGCCACCTTGAGACCTCAAAGGAAACGAGCAGCACCACCCCCCCTACCCCCTGCCAGCAGCTGCGCCCGGGGGCCTGACCGGGCCACGCTGAGGAGGAGATCCACGAGCGCGTGCGGGGCCGGCACGGGGTCCTTCTCGAGCAGGCGGGCCACGAGGGGGCTCAGCTGCACCCAAAGGCCCTGCGTCCAGAGGCCATGGCAGTGCCCGAACGCAGTGGTCAGGACGTGCAGGGCCTGCATGACCCGCGGGGTGGCCTTGGAGCGCAGGCAGTCTTCGAGGTGACACACGATCTTCCGGGCACAGGCCGGCCAGTCCCAGGCCTGCAGGGAGATGCGCCCCTCAGCGGGTCCGCACAGGGCCAAGTCCAGGACACGCACCAGGAGCTGCCCGGCGGCGGAGGCCACAAACAGGCTGGGATCTCCCTGCAGGGAGAAGATGGTGTCAACAGCACCTGGGGGCGGACAACGGGGCGAGGGGGGAGAGACAGGGTTCA
This genomic interval from Bos mutus isolate GX-2022 chromosome 25, NWIPB_WYAK_1.1, whole genome shotgun sequence contains the following:
- the BRAT1 gene encoding BRCA1-associated ATM activator 1 isoform X1, whose translation is MDPECARLLPALCDVLADPRQPVADDACLEKLLDWFKAVTEAGSSLLLLQDHPCLVELLFHVLKPQDLSSRILSFALRLAGIFAAQENCFQYLQQGELLPGLFGEPGPLGAAAWAAPSVRSGWIQGLHSLAQHPSALRFLADSGAVDTIFSLQGDPSLFVASAAGQLLVRVLDLALCGPAEGRISLQAWDWPACARKIVCHLEDCLRSKATPRVMQALHVLTTAFGHCHGLWTQGLWVQLSPLVARLLEKDPVPAPHALVDLLLSVARSSMLSSDPGLWETAAQTLSHLSPTQAGPLAAGILKLQDCPQALRIQAFGVLLQPLAFVLEATAQAPGMPGLLEGAAGDLMAMDTLPPSKSACVGLLCSALAHLELLQPLPQRPSPWPQAPLLAAVVAILRLCNGSAAPSSEAGGRLCAMLGGCVRVQRAALDFLGVLSQGLGPQELVTQVFAILLEYLVSPDSSPTVLKKAFQATLRWLLSSAAPPGCCDLEPYAQLVLGELLSVLRKRLCSPCWEVRDSGLEFLTQMTRHRGGQAGFRQALLASEVPELTRQLLQDPESYVRASAVAAVGQLSSWGLLAAPSSPEHAATPQKTPLEELLLVLTTDSEGFPRRAVMRVFTEWLRDGYADVAEDPERFVARVLQAASGDLDWEVRVQGLELALAFLEQLLGPCGPSAAAPPGALAQALQALCRVQLFEFAFRSLFDCDRPVAQKSCDLLLFLRAKATPPSNSQEVGDGPDVTSVEAALRRWQAGEQGQPLGELAPEAVLAVLRSMDLEALQDTLAESSDHVERSPQSLLQDMLATVGVLGDNEADCY
- the BRAT1 gene encoding BRCA1-associated ATM activator 1 isoform X2, coding for MDPECARLLPALCDVLADPRQPVADDACLEKLLDWFKAVTEAGSSLLLLQDHPCLVELLFHVLKPQDLSSRILSFALRLAGIFAAQENCFQYLQQGELLPGLFGEPGPLGAAAWAAPSVRSGWIQGLHSLAQHPSALRFLADSGAVDTIFSLQGDPSLFVASAAGQLLVRVLDLALCGPAEGRISLQAWDWPACARKIVCHLEDCLRSKATPRVMQALHVLTTAFGHCHGLWTQGLWVQLSPLVARLLEKDPVPAPHALVDLLLSVARSSMLSSDPGLWETAAQTLSHLSPTQAGPLAAGILKLQDCPQALRIQAFGVLLQPLAFVLEATAQAPGMPGLLEGAAGDLMAMDTLPPSKSACVGLLCSALAHLELLQPLPQRPSPWPQAPLLAAVVAILRLCNGSAAPSSEAGGRLCAMLGGCVRVQRAALDFLGVLSQGLGPQELVTQVFAILLEYLVSPDSSPTVLKKAFQATLRWLLSSAAPPGCCDLEPYAQLVLGELLSVLRKRLCSPCWEVRDSGLEFLTQMTRHRGGQAGFRQALLASEVPELTRQLLQDPESYVRASAVAAVGQLSSWGLLAAPSSPEHAATPQTPLEELLLVLTTDSEGFPRRAVMRVFTEWLRDGYADVAEDPERFVARVLQAASGDLDWEVRVQGLELALAFLEQLLGPCGPSAAAPPGALAQALQALCRVQLFEFAFRSLFDCDRPVAQKSCDLLLFLRAKATPPSNSQEVGDGPDVTSVEAALRRWQAGEQGQPLGELAPEAVLAVLRSMDLEALQDTLAESSDHVERSPQSLLQDMLATVGVLGDNEADCY
- the BRAT1 gene encoding BRCA1-associated ATM activator 1 isoform X3, translating into MDPECARLLPALCDVLADPRQPVADDACLEKLLDWFKAVTEAGSSLLLLQDHPCLVELLFHVLKPQDLSSRILSFALRLAGIFAAQENCFQYLQGDPSLFVASAAGQLLVRVLDLALCGPAEGRISLQAWDWPACARKIVCHLEDCLRSKATPRVMQALHVLTTAFGHCHGLWTQGLWVQLSPLVARLLEKDPVPAPHALVDLLLSVARSSMLSSDPGLWETAAQTLSHLSPTQAGPLAAGILKLQDCPQALRIQAFGVLLQPLAFVLEATAQAPGMPGLLEGAAGDLMAMDTLPPSKSACVGLLCSALAHLELLQPLPQRPSPWPQAPLLAAVVAILRLCNGSAAPSSEAGGRLCAMLGGCVRVQRAALDFLGVLSQGLGPQELVTQVFAILLEYLVSPDSSPTVLKKAFQATLRWLLSSAAPPGCCDLEPYAQLVLGELLSVLRKRLCSPCWEVRDSGLEFLTQMTRHRGGQAGFRQALLASEVPELTRQLLQDPESYVRASAVAAVGQLSSWGLLAAPSSPEHAATPQKTPLEELLLVLTTDSEGFPRRAVMRVFTEWLRDGYADVAEDPERFVARVLQAASGDLDWEVRVQGLELALAFLEQLLGPCGPSAAAPPGALAQALQALCRVQLFEFAFRSLFDCDRPVAQKSCDLLLFLRAKATPPSNSQEVGDGPDVTSVEAALRRWQAGEQGQPLGELAPEAVLAVLRSMDLEALQDTLAESSDHVERSPQSLLQDMLATVGVLGDNEADCY